In the Novosphingobium sp. 9 genome, one interval contains:
- the guaB gene encoding IMP dehydrogenase, which produces MDIPLGLTFDDVLLRPAKSEIVPTQADTRTRLTRSISLNIPVVSSAMDTVTEADMAIVMAQLGGIGVLHRNLTIEEQCAAVRAVKRFESGMVVNPITISPDATLGEARALMMTHKINGIPVVEGSGKLVGILTNRDVRFAANPGQPVRELMTHENLATVKVGVGSEEARRLLHARRIEKLLVVDDAFKCVGLITVKDIEKAVTYPDATKDEAGRLRVAAATTVGDKGFERTEALLAAECDVVVIDTAHGHNADVARAVERVKKLSNNAQVIAGNIATAEAAKALIDAGADGVKVGIGPGSICTTRIVAGVGVPQLTAIMDAAEEAAKAGIPVIGDGGLRTSGDAAKALAAGASTVMIGSMLAGTEEAPGETFIYQGRAYKSYRGMGSVGAMGRGSADRYFQGDIKDQMKLVPEGIEGQVAYKGPAKDVIHQLVGGIKAAMGYTGSATIEDLKGAQFVRITNAGLRESHVHDVTITREAPNYPSR; this is translated from the coding sequence ATGGATATCCCTCTCGGACTCACTTTCGACGACGTTCTGCTGCGTCCTGCCAAGTCCGAGATCGTGCCGACCCAGGCCGATACCCGCACCCGCCTGACCCGCTCGATCAGCCTGAACATCCCGGTGGTTTCCTCGGCGATGGATACCGTGACCGAGGCCGACATGGCCATCGTCATGGCGCAGCTGGGCGGCATCGGCGTGCTTCACCGCAACCTGACCATCGAAGAGCAGTGCGCGGCTGTCCGCGCGGTCAAGCGCTTCGAGAGCGGCATGGTCGTCAATCCGATCACCATCTCGCCCGACGCCACGCTGGGTGAAGCGCGCGCCCTGATGATGACGCACAAGATCAACGGCATCCCGGTGGTCGAAGGCTCGGGCAAGCTGGTGGGCATCCTCACCAACCGCGATGTGCGCTTCGCCGCCAATCCCGGTCAGCCGGTGCGCGAACTGATGACGCATGAGAACCTCGCCACCGTGAAGGTCGGCGTCGGTTCGGAAGAGGCGCGCCGCCTGCTGCATGCCCGCCGCATCGAGAAGCTGCTGGTGGTGGATGACGCCTTCAAGTGCGTCGGCCTGATCACCGTTAAGGACATCGAGAAGGCCGTCACCTACCCTGACGCCACCAAGGACGAGGCGGGCCGCCTGCGCGTTGCCGCTGCAACCACCGTGGGCGACAAGGGCTTCGAGCGCACCGAGGCGCTGCTCGCCGCCGAGTGCGACGTTGTCGTGATCGACACCGCGCACGGCCATAACGCCGATGTCGCCCGCGCGGTCGAGCGCGTGAAGAAGCTGTCGAACAACGCGCAGGTGATCGCCGGTAACATCGCCACGGCCGAAGCCGCCAAGGCGCTGATCGACGCGGGCGCGGATGGCGTGAAGGTGGGCATCGGGCCCGGCTCGATCTGCACCACGCGCATCGTTGCCGGTGTCGGCGTGCCGCAGCTTACCGCGATCATGGACGCGGCAGAGGAAGCTGCCAAGGCAGGCATCCCGGTGATCGGCGATGGCGGTCTGCGCACCTCGGGCGATGCCGCCAAGGCGCTCGCCGCCGGTGCCTCGACCGTGATGATCGGCTCGATGCTGGCAGGCACTGAGGAAGCGCCGGGCGAGACCTTCATCTATCAGGGCCGCGCCTACAAGTCGTATCGCGGCATGGGTTCGGTCGGCGCGATGGGCCGCGGCTCGGCGGACCGCTACTTCCAGGGCGACATCAAGGACCAGATGAAGCTGGTGCCCGAAGGTATCGAGGGTCAGGTCGCCTACAAGGGTCCGGCCAAGGACGTGATCCACCAGCTGGTCGGCGGCATCAAGGCGGCGATGGGCTACACCGGCTCTGCCACCATCGAAGACCTCAAGGGCGCGCAGTTCGTGCGCATCACCAACGCCGGTCTTCGCGAGAGCCACGTCCACGACGTGACGATCACCCGCGAAGCGCCGAACTACCCCTCGCGCTGA